A single Actinomadura algeriensis DNA region contains:
- a CDS encoding D-sedoheptulose-7-phosphate isomerase has translation MTDTTGTLGAAQDARLEALAEAALAFREHVPTITAWGRRLARVLDSGGRLLACGNGGSAAEAQHLTAELTGRFEGERRPLSAIPLHGDSSAVTAIGNDYGPLEVFARQVRAHGRRGDVLICLSTSGNSANVIEAARAARAAGMSAWAVTGPGPSPLAAACDDAIAVDAGTTSTVQEIHLAAIHLLCGVVDEALEVSS, from the coding sequence ATGACCGACACGACGGGCACGCTCGGTGCCGCGCAGGACGCGCGGCTGGAGGCGCTGGCGGAGGCGGCGCTCGCGTTCCGCGAGCACGTCCCGACGATCACCGCGTGGGGCCGCCGGCTGGCGCGCGTGCTCGACTCCGGCGGACGGCTGCTGGCCTGCGGCAACGGCGGCAGCGCGGCGGAGGCGCAGCACCTGACGGCCGAGCTGACCGGACGGTTCGAGGGCGAACGGCGGCCGCTGTCGGCGATCCCGCTGCACGGCGACTCGTCCGCGGTGACCGCCATCGGCAACGACTACGGGCCGCTGGAGGTGTTCGCCCGGCAGGTCCGGGCGCACGGCCGCCGCGGCGACGTGCTGATCTGCCTGTCCACGAGCGGGAACAGCGCGAACGTGATCGAGGCGGCGCGGGCCGCGCGCGCGGCGGGGATGTCGGCGTGGGCGGTGACCGGCCCCGGCCCGAGTCCGCTCGCCGCCGCGTGCGACGACGCGATCGCGGTCGACGCCGGGACGACCTCGACCGTCCAGGAGATCCACCTCGCGGCGATCCACCTGCTGTGCGGGGTGGTGGACGAGGCCCTGGAGGTGTCCTCATGA
- a CDS encoding HAD-IIIA family hydrolase, giving the protein MDYTVVVPTVGRESLRVTLSALFAALDGAAPEPHEIIVVDDRPVPGAPLPLPDAGRHALRVLRSGGRGPAAARNTGWRAAATEWIAFLDDDVVPGPRWPERLAADLADLPPEAAGSQGRVVVPRPEGRRPTDWERSTTGLETAAWITADMAYRRGALAEVGGFDERFRRAYREDADLALRILDTGRVLVRGDREITHPVRPAGFWASVRAQAGNADDVLMRRLHGTGWRARAGEGRGRLREHVLTTTAGSITLAATPPALRRTMRLTRPESAAPRGRLTPRGAATPRGAATLRGRLTPHGAATLRGRLTPHGAATLRGRLTPHGAALTCGAAVRRFLGTPGGVAALAGGAVWAGLTVRFAAERIRPGPRTAGEIAKMAVTSVVIPPVAVRHRIRGVVLHGRARPWAGPRVVLFDRDDTLIRDVPYNGDPARVEPMPGARRALDRLRRHGVRIGVVSNQSGVAKGRITAGDVRRVNARVEELLGRIDVWEFCPHDGEDGCGCRKPAPGMIERAARRLGALPSEIAVIGDIGRDVEAAAAAGARGILVPTARTLPAEIAGAIETAPTLRAAVDLVLGGRRRG; this is encoded by the coding sequence ATGGACTACACCGTCGTCGTGCCCACCGTGGGACGGGAGAGCCTGCGCGTCACCCTGAGCGCGCTCTTCGCCGCCCTCGACGGTGCCGCGCCCGAGCCGCACGAGATCATCGTGGTGGACGACCGCCCGGTCCCGGGCGCGCCGCTGCCGCTGCCCGACGCGGGCCGGCACGCTCTGCGGGTGCTGCGCTCGGGCGGGCGCGGCCCGGCCGCCGCCCGCAACACCGGCTGGCGCGCCGCCGCCACCGAGTGGATCGCGTTCCTGGACGACGACGTCGTTCCGGGCCCGCGCTGGCCGGAGCGGCTCGCCGCCGACCTCGCGGACCTGCCGCCCGAGGCCGCCGGTTCGCAGGGCCGCGTCGTCGTGCCGCGCCCGGAGGGGCGCCGCCCCACCGACTGGGAGCGGAGCACGACCGGCTTGGAGACCGCCGCGTGGATCACCGCCGACATGGCCTACCGGCGCGGCGCCCTGGCCGAGGTCGGCGGCTTCGACGAGCGGTTCCGCCGCGCCTACCGCGAGGACGCCGACCTGGCCCTGCGGATCCTGGACACCGGCCGCGTCCTCGTCCGGGGCGACCGCGAGATCACGCACCCGGTCCGTCCCGCCGGTTTCTGGGCGTCCGTCCGGGCGCAGGCGGGCAACGCCGACGACGTCCTGATGCGGCGCCTGCACGGCACCGGCTGGCGCGCCCGCGCCGGCGAAGGCCGGGGCCGCCTCCGCGAACACGTCCTCACCACGACCGCGGGTTCGATCACCCTCGCCGCGACCCCGCCCGCCCTCCGCCGGACCATGCGGCTCACCCGCCCCGAATCGGCCGCCCCACGCGGACGCCTCACCCCACGCGGAGCGGCCACCCCACGCGGAGCGGCCACCCTGCGCGGACGCCTCACCCCACACGGAGCGGCCACCCTGCGCGGACGCCTCACCCCACACGGAGCGGCCACCCTGCGCGGACGCCTCACCCCACACGGAGCGGCCCTCACATGCGGGGCGGCGGTTCGGCGTTTCTTGGGCACGCCCGGCGGAGTGGCGGCCCTGGCCGGCGGGGCCGTGTGGGCCGGGCTCACCGTACGGTTCGCGGCGGAGCGGATCCGTCCGGGGCCCCGGACGGCCGGGGAGATCGCGAAGATGGCCGTGACCAGTGTCGTGATCCCGCCCGTGGCGGTGCGGCACCGGATCCGCGGGGTCGTCCTGCACGGCCGGGCGCGGCCGTGGGCCGGGCCCCGGGTGGTGCTGTTCGACCGCGACGACACGCTGATCCGGGACGTCCCCTACAACGGCGACCCGGCGCGGGTCGAGCCGATGCCGGGGGCGCGGCGGGCGCTGGACCGGCTGCGCCGCCACGGCGTCCGGATCGGGGTCGTGTCGAACCAGTCGGGCGTGGCCAAGGGCCGCATCACGGCGGGCGACGTGCGCCGGGTGAACGCGCGGGTCGAGGAGCTGCTCGGACGCATCGACGTATGGGAGTTCTGCCCGCACGACGGCGAGGACGGGTGCGGCTGCCGCAAACCGGCGCCCGGGATGATCGAGCGGGCGGCGCGGCGGCTCGGCGCGCTGCCGTCGGAGATCGCGGTGATCGGCGACATCGGGCGGGACGTCGAGGCGGCCGCGGCGGCGGGGGCCCGCGGCATCCTGGTGCCGACCGCGCGGACGCTGCCCGCGGAGATCGCGGGGGCGATCGAGACGGCGCCGACGCTGCGCGCCGCCGTCGACCTCGTGCTGGGCGGGAGGCGGCGCGGATGA
- a CDS encoding glycosyltransferase — protein MISEHASPLAAKGGLGGADGGGQNVFVAELAAELGRQGHYVTVYTRRDAPALPRRVRLAPGVTVEHVPAGPPEHVPKDDLLPWMSDFGRYLRDRWAAEPPDVAHAHFWMSGLAALQAADPPAGGGSPERRVPVVQTYHALGTVKRRHQGGKDTSPAGRLRLERAIGRGADAIIATCSDEVDELTAMGVPGERVSVVPCGVDLDLFGPGDPADGPPRPGPDGRHRIVVLSRLVERKGVDTAIRALAHLPDAELAVAGGPPHGDLDADPEIRRLRRVAAEAGVTGRVDFIGRVARTDVAPLLRSASLVVTLPWYEPFGMVPLEAMACGVPIVAAAVGGHLDTVVDGGTGLLVPPRDPEAAAKAIRELLDDPVRRAAMGIASADRARTRYSWARVAADTAGVYRRAAELCEVAA, from the coding sequence ATGATCTCCGAGCACGCCAGCCCGCTCGCCGCCAAGGGCGGCCTCGGCGGCGCCGACGGCGGCGGGCAGAACGTGTTCGTCGCGGAACTGGCCGCCGAACTGGGCCGGCAGGGGCACTACGTCACCGTCTACACCCGGCGGGACGCGCCCGCACTGCCGCGCCGGGTACGGCTCGCGCCGGGCGTGACCGTCGAGCACGTCCCGGCGGGCCCGCCCGAGCACGTCCCCAAGGACGATCTGCTGCCGTGGATGAGCGACTTCGGCCGGTACCTGCGGGACCGCTGGGCGGCCGAGCCGCCGGACGTCGCGCACGCGCACTTCTGGATGAGCGGCCTCGCCGCGCTCCAGGCGGCGGACCCGCCGGCCGGCGGCGGGAGCCCGGAGCGGCGCGTCCCGGTGGTGCAGACCTACCACGCGCTCGGCACGGTGAAGCGCCGCCACCAGGGCGGCAAGGACACGAGCCCGGCCGGGCGGCTGCGGCTGGAGCGGGCGATCGGACGCGGCGCCGACGCGATCATCGCGACGTGCTCGGACGAGGTCGACGAGCTCACCGCGATGGGCGTCCCCGGCGAGCGCGTCTCGGTGGTGCCCTGCGGGGTGGACCTGGACCTGTTCGGTCCCGGCGACCCGGCGGACGGCCCGCCCCGCCCCGGCCCGGACGGGCGGCATCGCATCGTGGTGCTGTCCCGGCTCGTCGAGCGCAAGGGCGTCGACACCGCGATCCGGGCGCTGGCGCACCTGCCGGACGCCGAGCTGGCCGTGGCCGGAGGCCCGCCGCACGGCGACCTGGACGCCGACCCGGAGATCCGCCGGCTGCGGCGGGTCGCCGCGGAGGCGGGCGTGACCGGCCGGGTCGACTTCATCGGCCGGGTCGCCCGCACGGACGTCGCGCCGCTGCTGCGGTCGGCGAGCCTCGTGGTGACGCTCCCCTGGTACGAGCCGTTCGGGATGGTGCCGCTGGAGGCGATGGCGTGCGGCGTCCCGATCGTCGCGGCCGCCGTCGGCGGGCACCTGGACACCGTCGTGGACGGCGGCACCGGGCTGCTGGTCCCGCCGCGCGACCCGGAGGCCGCCGCGAAGGCGATCCGGGAGCTGCTGGACGATCCGGTGCGCCGCGCCGCGATGGGCATCGCGAGCGCCGACCGGGCCCGCACCCGCTACTCGTGGGCGCGGGTCGCCGCCGACACCGCCGGCGTGTACCGCCGGGCGGCCGAGCTCTGTGAGGTCGCCGCATGA
- a CDS encoding glycosyltransferase — MRVLLWHVHGSWATSFVHGPQTTLVPVVPDRGPDGRGRPDTFDWPDRALEVPYDRLRDEDVDVVVLQRPHELRLTEEWLGRRPGIDVPAVYVEHDTPRRTPADASLPEEVVPDSRHFLHDRSDIPVVHVTNFNHLFWNCGRAPVTVIEHGVVDPGYRYTGEMPRGAVVINDPLRRGRVTGADLLPELAAAVPLDLFGMNVVDAPARLGVPPESLWTFDDLPQARMHAELARRRVYVHPYRWTSLGLALIEAMMLGLPVVALATTEAVEAVPPEAGVLSTRVGTLAGAAAALAADPPRARQLGKEARAFAVERYGLPRFLRDWQRTLTEVTR, encoded by the coding sequence ATGAGAGTCCTGCTGTGGCATGTGCACGGTTCGTGGGCGACGTCGTTCGTGCACGGCCCGCAGACCACGCTCGTCCCCGTCGTCCCGGACCGGGGCCCGGACGGGCGCGGCCGCCCGGACACCTTCGACTGGCCGGACCGGGCCCTGGAGGTCCCGTACGACCGGCTGCGCGACGAGGACGTGGACGTCGTCGTCCTGCAGCGCCCCCATGAGCTGCGGCTGACCGAGGAATGGCTCGGGCGCCGTCCCGGGATCGACGTCCCGGCCGTCTACGTCGAGCACGACACCCCCCGCCGCACCCCGGCCGACGCGAGCCTCCCCGAGGAGGTCGTCCCGGACAGCCGGCACTTCCTGCACGACCGTTCCGACATCCCGGTCGTGCACGTCACGAACTTCAACCACCTGTTCTGGAACTGCGGGCGGGCCCCCGTCACGGTCATCGAGCACGGTGTCGTGGACCCCGGGTACCGGTACACCGGCGAGATGCCCCGCGGCGCCGTGGTGATCAACGACCCGCTGCGCAGGGGGCGCGTCACCGGCGCCGACCTGCTCCCCGAGCTCGCCGCCGCCGTCCCCCTGGACCTGTTCGGGATGAACGTGGTGGACGCGCCCGCGCGGCTCGGCGTCCCCCCGGAGTCGCTGTGGACCTTCGATGACCTGCCGCAGGCGCGGATGCACGCGGAACTCGCGCGCCGCCGCGTCTACGTCCACCCCTACCGGTGGACCTCGCTCGGCCTCGCGCTGATCGAGGCGATGATGCTCGGCCTCCCCGTGGTGGCGCTGGCCACGACGGAGGCGGTCGAGGCGGTGCCGCCGGAGGCGGGGGTGCTGTCGACCCGCGTCGGCACGCTGGCCGGCGCGGCCGCGGCCCTCGCCGCCGACCCGCCGCGCGCCCGCCAGCTGGGCAAGGAGGCGCGGGCCTTCGCCGTGGAACGGTACGGGCTCCCGCGGTTCCTGCGCGACTGGCAGCGAACACTCACGGAGGTAACGCGATGA
- a CDS encoding carbamoyltransferase family protein, with product MRVLGINAIFHDPAAALVVDGRVVAASEEERLSRRKHGKRPVPFSGWELPEKAARWCLDEAGLEPGDLDAVAYSYDPGLVEPGLDGHDVNWERLRTLYARRAPNFLATALPGLDPGIVRFVPHHVAHAASAALAAPGPGEGDVLVLDGRGESHSHLAGTYANGSLTTLQAQRLPHSLGLMYEDLTEHLGFLRSSDEYKVMALASYGEPRFLNELREHVGATGDGGFAVAPIDWGSLAKARTPDSEWTRDHADLAASVQARLEEVLLDLACWLHGRTGSSRLMLAGGVALNCVANSRLAGAGPYDDVWVQPAAGDAGTALGAALHVARSAGDEIEAMPGADLGRGWDDDEIAARLDVAKIPYERPADLAATVAEALAHDQVVAWFQGRSEFGPRALGHRSLLAHPGRAANIERLNDVKGREQFRPIAPMVSLDRAAEIFEGPIPSPYMLFVHDVRPEWRERIPAVVHVDGTARIQTVADDDEPLVARLLREFDRRTGIPVVINTSLNTAGRPMVDDPRDALECFGSAPVDLLAIGPFVVRRREVRA from the coding sequence ATGCGTGTGCTCGGAATCAATGCGATCTTTCACGACCCGGCCGCCGCGCTCGTCGTGGACGGGCGTGTCGTGGCGGCGTCCGAGGAGGAGCGGCTCAGCCGCCGTAAACACGGGAAGCGGCCGGTGCCCTTCTCCGGCTGGGAACTGCCGGAGAAGGCGGCCCGCTGGTGCCTGGACGAGGCCGGGCTGGAACCCGGCGACCTGGACGCCGTCGCCTATTCCTACGATCCGGGCCTGGTCGAGCCCGGACTCGACGGGCACGACGTGAATTGGGAGCGGCTGCGCACGCTGTACGCGCGGCGCGCCCCGAACTTCCTGGCCACCGCGCTGCCGGGACTCGACCCGGGGATCGTCCGGTTCGTCCCCCACCATGTGGCGCACGCGGCGTCGGCGGCGCTCGCCGCGCCCGGCCCGGGCGAGGGCGACGTGCTCGTCCTCGACGGCCGCGGCGAGTCGCACTCGCACCTCGCCGGGACGTACGCGAACGGCTCGCTGACCACCCTGCAGGCGCAGCGGCTGCCGCACTCCCTCGGCCTGATGTACGAGGACCTGACCGAGCACCTGGGCTTCCTGCGTTCCAGCGACGAGTACAAGGTCATGGCCCTGGCCTCCTACGGTGAGCCGCGCTTCCTGAACGAGCTGCGCGAGCACGTCGGCGCCACCGGCGACGGCGGGTTCGCGGTCGCCCCCATCGACTGGGGCTCGCTCGCGAAGGCCCGCACACCGGACTCCGAATGGACCCGCGACCACGCCGACCTCGCCGCGAGCGTCCAGGCCCGCCTCGAGGAGGTGCTGCTCGACCTCGCGTGCTGGCTGCACGGCCGCACCGGCTCGTCCCGCCTCATGCTGGCGGGCGGCGTCGCGCTCAACTGCGTCGCCAACTCCCGCCTCGCCGGCGCCGGGCCCTACGACGACGTGTGGGTGCAGCCCGCCGCGGGCGACGCGGGCACCGCGCTCGGCGCCGCCCTGCACGTGGCGCGCTCGGCCGGCGACGAGATCGAGGCGATGCCGGGCGCCGACCTCGGCCGCGGCTGGGACGACGACGAGATCGCCGCCCGCCTCGACGTCGCGAAGATCCCCTACGAGCGGCCCGCCGACCTCGCCGCGACCGTGGCCGAGGCCCTCGCGCACGACCAGGTCGTCGCGTGGTTCCAGGGCCGCTCGGAGTTCGGCCCGCGCGCGCTCGGGCACCGTTCGCTCCTCGCCCACCCCGGCCGCGCCGCGAACATCGAGCGGCTCAACGACGTGAAGGGACGCGAGCAGTTCCGGCCGATCGCGCCGATGGTGTCCCTCGACCGGGCGGCGGAGATCTTCGAGGGCCCGATCCCAAGCCCGTACATGCTGTTCGTGCACGACGTGCGCCCGGAGTGGCGCGAGCGGATCCCCGCGGTCGTGCACGTCGACGGCACCGCCCGCATCCAGACGGTCGCGGACGACGACGAACCGCTCGTCGCCCGGCTGCTGCGCGAGTTCGACCGCCGCACCGGGATCCCCGTCGTGATCAACACGAGCCTGAACACCGCGGGCCGCCCGATGGTCGACGATCCCCGGGACGCCCTCGAGTGCTTCGGCTCCGCGCCGGTGGACCTGCTGGCCATCGGCCCGTTCGTCGTCCGCCGCCGGGAGGTGCGCGCTTGA
- a CDS encoding glycosyltransferase family 9 protein produces MRVLVARQDNIGDVLLAGPAVRAVAERADEVVFLCGPRGRAAADLLPGVDRVLEWCAPWIDPEPGPVRRDDVDRLVGMLHGFDRALIMTSFHQSPLPLALLLRLAGVPWIGGISEDYPGSLLDLRHRPDADIPEPLRMLALAEDAGFPAPADTRLRVRGPLPDTAHLTGGPGYVIVHPGTSVPARAWPPERCAEAVRLLHAAGHRVVVTGHGDEKELTARVAGESGLDLGGRTSLPELASVLAGARAVVAGNTGPAHLAAAVGTPVVSLFAPTVPAARWAPFGVPMALLGDQQAPCKDTRARVCPVDGHPCLSSVTADEVAAAVDVVAAVPVDDQKEVSAR; encoded by the coding sequence ATGAGGGTTCTCGTCGCACGCCAGGACAACATCGGCGACGTGCTGCTCGCCGGGCCCGCCGTGCGGGCCGTGGCGGAGCGCGCCGACGAGGTCGTGTTCCTGTGCGGGCCGCGCGGCCGGGCCGCGGCCGACCTGCTGCCCGGCGTCGACCGCGTGCTCGAGTGGTGCGCCCCGTGGATCGACCCGGAACCGGGCCCGGTCCGGCGGGACGACGTCGACCGGCTCGTCGGGATGCTGCACGGGTTCGACCGGGCGCTGATCATGACGTCGTTCCACCAGTCGCCGCTGCCGCTGGCGCTGCTGCTGCGGCTGGCGGGCGTCCCGTGGATCGGCGGGATCAGCGAGGACTATCCCGGGTCGCTGCTGGATCTGCGGCACCGGCCCGACGCCGACATCCCCGAGCCGCTGCGGATGCTCGCGCTGGCCGAGGACGCCGGGTTCCCGGCGCCGGCCGACACCCGGCTGCGGGTCCGCGGGCCGCTGCCCGACACCGCCCACCTGACGGGCGGCCCCGGCTACGTGATCGTCCATCCGGGGACGTCGGTGCCGGCGCGGGCGTGGCCGCCGGAGCGGTGCGCCGAGGCGGTGCGGCTGCTGCACGCGGCGGGGCACCGGGTCGTCGTCACCGGGCACGGCGACGAGAAGGAGCTGACGGCGCGGGTCGCCGGGGAGTCCGGCCTGGACCTGGGCGGGCGGACGTCGCTGCCGGAGCTCGCGTCGGTCCTGGCCGGCGCGCGGGCGGTGGTGGCGGGCAACACCGGGCCCGCGCACCTGGCGGCGGCCGTCGGCACGCCGGTGGTGTCGCTGTTCGCCCCGACGGTCCCGGCGGCGCGGTGGGCCCCGTTCGGGGTGCCGATGGCGCTGCTGGGCGACCAGCAGGCGCCCTGCAAGGACACCCGCGCCCGCGTGTGCCCGGTCGACGGGCATCCGTGCCTGTCGTCGGTCACCGCCGACGAGGTCGCCGCGGCCGTGGACGTCGTGGCCGCGGTGCCGGTCGACGACCAGAAGGAGGTTTCCGCCCGATGA